The following coding sequences lie in one Bacteroidota bacterium genomic window:
- a CDS encoding HTH domain-containing protein — protein MKFDVYQEKMEQIEKLIQQSNTGSPKELANRLNVSERTIRRLIERLKVKNKSIYFCRKTQSYVLKN, from the coding sequence ATGAAATTTGATGTATATCAGGAGAAGATGGAACAAATTGAAAAACTAATCCAACAATCCAACACTGGTTCTCCCAAAGAGCTTGCGAATCGTTTAAATGTTTCGGAGCGAACCATCAGACGATTAATTGAACGACTCAAAGTAAAAAATAAGTCCATTTACTTTTGTCGAAAGACACAATCATATGTACTAAAAAATTAA
- a CDS encoding class I SAM-dependent methyltransferase — protein MQLLTPQNFSDYELIDVGNFEKLERFGQYITIRPEPQAVWDKTLSNAEWEKRAHIKFMPRSSSSGEWKKFKQMPDQWPIKYAINNSDAAIKFRLGLTSFKHVGIFPEQASNWDFIYESIKKMSTPQPKILNLFAYTGGASLAAKAAGADITHVDSIKQVVTWSKENMELSNLNNIRWVVEDALKFVKREEKRGNKYNGIILDPPAFGHGPNGEKWKLEDNINEMMHGVLNLLDDKEHFLILNAYSLGFSALIIENMLKAKAGKNLNIGELYLQATEGNKLPLGVFGRWRNF, from the coding sequence ATGCAATTACTTACACCACAAAATTTTTCAGATTACGAATTAATCGATGTTGGCAATTTTGAGAAACTGGAACGCTTTGGACAATACATTACCATTCGTCCGGAGCCACAAGCAGTATGGGATAAAACATTAAGCAATGCTGAATGGGAAAAACGAGCACACATAAAATTTATGCCACGCTCAAGTTCTTCCGGAGAGTGGAAAAAGTTTAAACAAATGCCCGATCAGTGGCCAATAAAATATGCAATCAATAACTCCGATGCAGCCATAAAATTTCGTTTGGGATTAACCTCTTTTAAACATGTTGGTATTTTTCCGGAACAAGCTTCTAACTGGGATTTTATATACGAGAGCATAAAGAAGATGTCGACTCCACAACCTAAGATTTTGAATTTGTTTGCTTACACGGGAGGCGCTTCCTTAGCAGCAAAAGCAGCAGGAGCTGACATTACACATGTGGATTCAATTAAGCAAGTAGTTACATGGAGCAAAGAAAACATGGAGCTGTCGAACTTAAATAATATTCGCTGGGTGGTGGAAGATGCCTTAAAGTTTGTAAAGCGCGAAGAAAAAAGAGGAAACAAATACAATGGAATTATTTTAGACCCTCCGGCTTTTGGTCATGGCCCGAATGGAGAAAAATGGAAGTTAGAAGATAACATTAATGAAATGATGCACGGAGTTTTGAATTTGTTGGACGACAAAGAACATTTTTTAATTCTGAATGCCTATTCCTTAGGCTTTTCAGCCCTTATCATTGAAAACATGTTAAAAGCAAAGGCAGGAAAAAATTTAAATATTGGCGAGCTTTATTTACAAGCAACAGAAGGAAACAAATTGCCCTTGGGCGTTTTCGGTCGATGGAGAAATTTTTAG
- a CDS encoding SpoIIE family protein phosphatase, with protein MAFSQEDSLVIYYNRAKAADLIAGERILQKYTAKDSIQLFWVASKLSKKENKVKFYHALGYRFYQEDNYEMARMYYSKALQFARLTLDKRTIADQLSDVGDMFRLQDQNTNALNLLLQAMYLYKELDSQKELSHTLALIGDLNRCIDQQEDALKYLNEGLALAIKNNYLKDQTFCYSSMGGTYQAMKEYVKANASYEKGLSIALAEKDTMRIIDFYYSKGDLFLDQNKLDKAIEYLSEGIRLCIIHKDRYYLAYCRIGLSKAYLKLRKFDKSIEEGVTAYKISEEMSVYGLCSEASEVLYQAYSAKQDYTNAFKYLKITKDNADSSISSSIIKQQAQMEINFKNSYQEKQDSLLRFSAQKQKDLEHEAALQKQKMFATAGIAGLLIVLVIAIMVFRSYKKEKRSSEIINQQKLIVDTKNKEILDSINYARKIQQAIIPSHAELKATFPDSFVLLMPKDIVSGDFYWVTKTGQQAFFAVADCTGHGVPGGFMSMLGTALLNEIINEKKIYEPADILDMLRLKIVVALRQSENANENKDGMDIALIQINLNTQELTFAGANNSLYLLRDNKLREFKGDKFPVGFVGKNDKQFTQQKFKLERNDLLYMFTDGYPDQFGGPQGKKFKYKPLEELLEKMAKQPMDEQRHLLLNKHEEWKGKLEQVDDICVAGIRIV; from the coding sequence ATGGCGTTTTCTCAGGAAGACTCTCTGGTCATATATTACAATAGAGCGAAAGCAGCCGACCTCATAGCCGGAGAACGCATCTTACAGAAATATACAGCAAAAGACTCCATCCAGTTATTTTGGGTGGCCTCCAAACTTTCCAAAAAAGAGAATAAGGTAAAATTTTATCATGCTTTAGGTTATCGTTTTTATCAAGAGGATAACTATGAAATGGCGCGAATGTATTATTCCAAAGCACTTCAGTTTGCCCGTTTAACGCTTGATAAACGAACGATTGCCGATCAACTGTCGGATGTTGGGGACATGTTTCGATTGCAAGACCAAAACACCAATGCATTGAATTTACTTTTGCAGGCAATGTATTTGTACAAAGAATTGGATTCACAAAAAGAACTGTCGCATACACTCGCTCTAATCGGAGATTTGAACAGATGTATTGATCAGCAGGAAGATGCATTGAAATATTTGAATGAAGGTTTAGCACTGGCAATAAAGAATAACTATCTAAAAGACCAAACCTTTTGCTACAGTTCCATGGGAGGAACGTATCAGGCAATGAAAGAATATGTAAAAGCAAATGCTTCTTACGAAAAAGGTCTAAGCATTGCCCTTGCCGAGAAAGATACCATGCGAATAATTGATTTTTATTATTCGAAAGGGGATTTGTTTTTGGATCAAAATAAATTGGATAAAGCAATTGAATACTTAAGTGAAGGAATTCGTCTTTGTATTATCCATAAGGATCGCTATTACCTCGCTTATTGCCGTATCGGTCTTTCAAAGGCGTATTTAAAATTAAGAAAGTTTGATAAATCAATCGAAGAGGGAGTAACTGCATATAAAATTAGTGAAGAAATGAGCGTGTATGGCTTGTGCTCTGAAGCTTCTGAGGTGCTGTATCAGGCATACTCAGCGAAGCAAGATTACACAAATGCGTTTAAGTATTTAAAAATTACAAAAGACAATGCCGACAGCTCTATTAGTTCTTCCATTATAAAGCAACAAGCGCAGATGGAAATTAATTTCAAAAATTCCTATCAGGAAAAACAAGATAGTTTACTTCGATTCTCTGCTCAAAAACAAAAAGATTTAGAACACGAAGCGGCATTGCAAAAACAAAAAATGTTTGCAACGGCCGGAATTGCAGGGTTATTGATTGTTCTCGTAATTGCCATAATGGTGTTTCGATCTTACAAGAAAGAAAAGAGATCCAGCGAAATTATCAATCAACAAAAGCTGATTGTGGATACCAAGAATAAAGAAATTTTAGACAGCATTAATTATGCAAGAAAAATCCAGCAAGCTATTATCCCTTCTCATGCTGAGCTAAAAGCAACGTTCCCGGATAGCTTTGTTCTTTTAATGCCGAAGGATATTGTGAGTGGTGATTTTTATTGGGTAACGAAAACCGGACAACAAGCATTTTTTGCTGTTGCCGATTGCACCGGTCATGGAGTTCCCGGAGGTTTTATGAGTATGTTGGGAACCGCATTGCTCAATGAGATTATTAATGAAAAAAAGATTTACGAACCGGCAGACATTCTGGATATGCTTCGTTTGAAAATTGTTGTTGCCTTGCGACAATCAGAAAATGCGAATGAAAATAAGGATGGAATGGACATTGCTTTGATTCAGATTAATCTGAATACACAAGAATTGACATTTGCTGGAGCCAATAATTCGCTTTACCTCTTACGCGATAATAAATTGCGCGAGTTCAAAGGGGATAAATTCCCGGTTGGCTTTGTTGGGAAAAACGACAAACAATTTACACAACAAAAGTTTAAATTGGAGCGCAACGACCTACTATACATGTTTACAGATGGCTATCCGGATCAGTTTGGAGGACCGCAAGGAAAAAAATTCAAGTATAAACCACTGGAAGAACTGTTGGAGAAAATGGCTAAACAACCAATGGATGAGCAACGCCATCTTTTACTAAATAAACACGAAGAATGGAAAGGGAAGTTGGAACAAGTAGATGATATTTGTGTGGCCGGAATTCGCATAGTTTAA